The Triticum urartu cultivar G1812 chromosome 5, Tu2.1, whole genome shotgun sequence genome contains the following window.
ggagcactatagaatttctgatgagtatatgttgttgacatattgttgatcagaaatgacgtagaatttctggaaagcatatagggttatttggaaagtgtttttcaatggaaagcctggattaagctacttgaacattgagcatcaagatctataaggatagatcgaaacgcttaatggtactttcaaatgagcacataccttgacatgatcttgaaggtgttcaagatggatcagtcaaagaaggagttcttgcctgagttgtatggtaagacttaaagctcgaccacggcagaatagagagaaaggacgaagtttgtcccctatgcttaagacgtaggctctacaatatgctatgctgtgtaccgcacctgaagtgtgccttgccatgagtcaatcaaggggtacaagagtgatccaagaatggatcacaggacagcggtcaaagttatccttagtaactagtggactaaggaattttctcgattatggaggtggtaaaagagttcgtcgtaaagggttacgccgatgcaaactttgacactaatccagatttttctgagtagtaaactggatttgtatagtagaacagttatttggaatagctccaaatagagcgtggtagctgcatctaggagatgacatagagatttgtaaagcacacacggatctgaaaggttcagacccgttgtctataacctctctcacaagcataacatgatcaaatccagaactcatcgagtgttaatcacatggtaaatgtgaactagattattgactctagtaaactctttgggtgttagtcacatggggatgttgttggaaatatgccctagaggcaataataaattgattattattatatttccttgttcatgataatcgtttattatccatgctagaattgtattgataggaaactcagatacatgtgtggatacatagacaacaccatgtccctagtaagcctctagttgactagctcgttgatcaatagatggttacggtttcctgaccatggacattggatgtcattgataacgggatcacatcattaggagaatgatgtgatggacaagacccaatcctaagcatagcacaagatcgtgtagttcgtatgctaaagcttttctaatgtcaagtatcatttccttagaccataagattgtgcaactcccggataccgtaggagtgctttgggtgtgccaaacgtcacaatgtaactaggtggctataaaggtacactacaggtatctccgaaagtgtctgttgggttggcacgaatcgagactgggatttgtcactccgtgtgacggagaggtatctctgggcccactcggtaggacatcatcataatgtgcacaatgtgatcaaggagttgatcacgggatgatgtgttacggaacgagtaaagagacttgccggtaatgagattgaacaaggtatcggtataccgacgatcgaatctcgggcaagtgcaataccgctagacaaagggaattgtatacgggattgattaagtccttgacatcgtggttcatccgatgagatcatcatgaaacatgtgggagccaacatgggtatccagatcccgctgttggttattgaccggagaacgtctcggtcatgtctgcatgtctcccgaacccgtagggtctacacacttaaggttcgatgacgctagggttataaaggaagtttgtatgtggttaccgaatgttttttggagtcccggatgagatcccgggcgtcacgaggagtttcggaatggtccggaggtaaagatttatatataggaagtcctatttcggccatcgggacaagtttcggggtcatcggtattgtatcgggaccaccggaagggtcccgggggtccaccgggtggggccacctatcccggagggtcccatgggctgaagtgggaagggatccagcccaaagtgggctggggcgccactttcccttagggcccatgcgcctagtgtggggaaaccctaaaggaagagtcctaggaggggaaggcacctcctaggtgccttgggggggagggaatcctcccttggccgccaccccaagacccatctagggctgccgcccctctaggggtgggaaccctagagggggcgcaccctcctccctctcccctatatatagtgaggcctggggctgcccataacacgcgatctgatctctgcctgttggtgcagccctccctctctttctcctcatatctcacggtgcttggcgaagccctgcaggattgccacgctcctccatcaccaccacgccgttgtcctgctgctggatggagtcttcctcaacctcttcctctctccttgctggatcaaggcatgggagacatcaccgggctgtacgtgtgttgaacgcggaggtgccgtccgttcggcactaggatctccggtgatttggatcacgacgagtacgactccatcaaccccgttctcttgaacgcttccgcttagcgatctacaatggtatgtagatgcactctcctttccctcgttgctagtctctccatagattgatcttggtgacacgtaggaaaattttgaatttatgctacgttccccaacagtggcatcatgagctaggtctatgcgtagtttctatgcacgagtagaacacaaagtagttgtgggcgttgattttattcaatatgcttgccgttactagtcttatcttgattcggcggcatcgtgggatgaagcggcccggaccgaccttacacgtactcttacgtgagactggttccaccgactgacatgcactagttgcataaggtggctagcgggtgtctgtctctcccactttagtcggatcggattcgatgaaaagggtccttatgaagggtaaatagcaattggcatatcacgttgtggtttttgcgtaggtaagaaacgttcttgctagaaacccatagcagccacgtaaaacatgcaaacaacaattagaggacgtctaacttgtttttgcagggtatgctatgtgatgtgatatggccaaaaggatgtgatgaatgatatatgtgatgtatgagattgatcatgttcttgtaataggaatcacgacttgcatgtcgatgagtatgacaaccggcaggagccataggagttgtcttaatttatttatgacctgcgtgtcaacataaacgtcatgtaattactttactttattgctaaccgttagctgtagtagtagaagtaataagttggtgagacaacttcatggagacacaatgatggagatcatggtgtcatgccggtgacgatgatgatcatggagccccgaagatggagatcaagaggagctatatgatattggccatatcatgtcactattatttgattgcatgtgatgtttatcatgtttatacatcttgtttacttagaacgacggtagtaaataagatgatccctcactaaaatttcaagaatgtgttctcccctaactgtgcaccgttgctaaagttcgtcgtttcgaagcaccacgtgatgatcggttgtgatagatccttacgttcacatacaacgggtgtaagacagttttacacatgcaaaacacttagggttaacttgacgagcctagcatgtgtatagacatggcctcggaacacagaagaccgaaaggtcgagcatgagtcttATAGAaaatacgatcaacatgaagatgttcaccgacgttgactagtccgtctcacgtgatgatcggacacggcctagttgactcggatcatgtaatcacttagatgactagagggatgtctatctgagtgggagttcataagatgaacttaattatcctgaacatagtcaaaaggattttgcaaattatgtcatagcttgcgctttagttctactgtttagatatgttcctagagaaaatttagttgaaagttgatagtagtaattatgcggactaggtccgtaaactgaggattgtcctcattgcttcatcacgtggtgcagccctccctctctttctcctcatatctcgtagtgcttggcgaagccctgctggatcaccacgctcctccatcaccaccacgccgttgtgctgctgctggatggagtcttcctcaacctctccctctctccttgctggatcaaggcatgggagacgtcaccgggctgtacgtgtgttgaacacggaggtgccatccgttcggcactaggatcatcggtgatttgaatcacgacgagtacgactccatcaaccccgttcacttgaacgcttccgcttagcgatctacaagggtatgtagatgcactctccttcccctcgttgctggtttctccatagatagatcttggtgacatgtaggaaaattttgaatttctgctacgttccccaacatgggTGTAGGCCTCCAAGGCGCAATGTACATCGTCGTCGGCGCTCTCTCGATGACGCCATTCTAGGTCTGCCCAAGCCTTGCCATCCACCTGCCGACTTCTTCTTGGCGCAAAAGGGTGGGGTACGTTGGTTTGTGTTGTCCTTGGGTGTTGGTCATGTTGTAGAAGTCTTCGACATTGGTTGTGACGTGGCTTGGTGGGCTTCGTGATTTGCCTTATTGCCAATGACATGGGTTGATCTAGGTGATGCATGTATTGTGGTACATGTGGGATGTGTGGCTGCTAACCCTTGTGATTAGCGTTGTAATGGCGGAAAGGCGTTATACCCGGCTTCTTTGCCGCTTCTTTAATGCGATGATACGCATGCTTCTGCGTATTCGAGAAAATAAATGGGTATAAACGGGCCGTAGTTTTGCCTTGAAGACCCAACACGGGTACCTTTACACCTCCAGCCCACTCTGTCCAATCTTGTTCCTCCAACACTACACACTTGTCTCGACAATCAAAAAGGGAAAAAAAACACTGACACACCGCGCCGTTCAACTGTCTCCACTGGCCAATCCCAAGGCGACgtgacggcggcgacggcgagccAGCGAGCACCCCTTCCCGGTCTCCCTGCCTCCTCCCACGCGCGCCAGGGCTGAATCGGACAGGATGGAGCGGTTGCCGGCCACTCGATTTTTTCTCCGTTTTGAGTTCCAAACTTGGGAGTTCGAACCACCGAATTCGTGTCGGAGTCGGAGACGGATGACATCTCGATCGGATCGGTGCCTAGTAGCGGCTCTATATATTTCTAGGGCGGCATGGGGCACCCGTGTCCGGGGCTAGGTAATCCATCAGCTCTCGCGAGATCTAGGTCTCTCTTTCTACTCCTTTCCGGTCGCCGGCGGAGTGTGGACTGAGGGGCGGCGCACAGGGGGAAGAAAGGGTATGGGGGCGCCGTTACCCGGAGGCAAGCGCATGGCCTACGGAGATGCCGACGCGTTCCCTCGCAAGCGCCGGGCGACGGCAGAGGCGGAGGTGCCGGACTGGACGTCGCTCCACCCCGACATCACCAGCCTCATCGCCGAGCGGCTGCTGGCCGAGGACATGACGGAGTACATGCCGTTCCGCCTCGTGTGCTCGCACTGGCGCACGTGTGGGAGGGTTTGGGTTCGGTTCCCCTTCAATGCCTTTCTTTTTGCCTATTTTAAACTACAAACCTGAAAAAACACGGAAATCTGGCAGGTGGGATCGAAGGGAGAAGAGTGGTGTGTCACTTTTAGCAATCTGGCATACGTGTGCCAAATATCATTGTCCTTTTTTAAAATGGTGTATTACTTTTTTGGAATGTCAAACCTGTTAAGTTTGTTCAAATTTGTAAATAAATATATCAAATCAGTATGattagattcatcatgaaatGAAATTCCACATTCCTTTTGTTTAATATTATGGATCTCGATATATTTTTCTTTGAAAATTGGTCAAAGTTGAATTTTTTTGACTTTTCAAACTTTGACGTTAATTGAAGAACTTGATCAAAGTTTTAAAAAGTTATCTAAATTGAAGATCTTAATTAATTGTGAGGCCTAAAAAATTTGGAAGCATAGTGTATAGTATAAAAGAATTGAAAGAAAGAGCTTTGAGAAATTGTTGACCCGGTCAAAATTGGATGACCAAATTTCAATTAGAGACCTCAATTGAATGCATGCTCTTTAAAATTAGGGAGCTTAGTGTTATAGAGGATGGCGATCACAATGCACACACGCCAATTTCAGTGCACGTGCCAAATGGGCCTCACTGAAACCCCTAATTAAGTGATGCGCTGTATGTGCGTCACTTGTCGCAATCTTGAAGTTTTTTTTGTAAATGCGTTTATTctaaatgttttatctcttaaaccacGTGTCCAAATTGTGAACCATTTTTATTGTTGAATTTCTCACGTCGAGTCCTTTGAAATTAGATATTGTATTAATAGGTTTCGGCGGTTTTTCTCAAGAAAGAGTAGGAAAATACCCCAAAAACGAAGTTGGAGTCACAAATTTTCCccattttttttttctttttctgagAGGCACACATCTTGTGAAAAAAACGTTTTTTTTTCATTCCTGAGAGGCACAGCTCGGGGACGCAAAAGTTGTTCCTCCACGAAAAGCAAATCTGCCTTTTATGGAAAAAACATATTTTGTGCATGTCAAGAAGCATATCTGTGCCCCCGAAggaaaaaacacatttttttcctTCTTCAAGAGGTGTGCCTTGCAAACCAAACATGTGCCTTCACATAAAGCAAATCTGTGCTtttcgcgaaagaaaaaaaacacattttttcttCTCCGAGAAGCACAGCTCCACCTCGCAAAACAAACGTGTGCCTTCACGAAAAGCAAACTTGTGCCTCtcacaaaaggaaaaaaaatatgtttttcttttctttttcgaGAGACACAGTTTTGGCTCTTGTGGAAGCAAACTTGTGCCTCCACGAGAAGCGAATTTGTGCCTCTCGCGAAAGGGAAAACAATaagttttttttcctttttaagAGGCATAGTTTTGCCTCTTGTGAAAGCAAACATATGTCTTCACGAGAAGCAAATATGTACATCTCGTAGAAtaaaaaaaatatgttttttcaTGCATTTTAATTTGTTCAAAACGTAGGGTGGATCAGGCAAAAACCAAAAAGCCAGAAAAATTGAAAAAGCTCATCTAAAACTCGAAAGCGCGtacagaaaaataaaacaaataaaaCCTCAAGGAAGTGTCCAGAACGCGGCACGTAGCGGCTGAAAGGCTCCCGCAAGGGCTACCCCTCTATTAGTTGCTCTCTAAGCAAACCTATCTGGGCCAACTCTAGTTCACCTAGGTTTCCATTCACAGGATTGGAAACAGACGACCAAATTGGCATTATGGTCATTAGCCTCTCCACGCGACGACACCTCTTCCCTTCCCGCGTAGCAGCGCGTCAGGGGACGAAGCATGCTAGGGCCCTCCATGCATCGTCGTGGTCCCTCAGCGACTGGGCAATGCTACTTGTGAGTGATACGTCTGCAAGGTATCTATTTTTTTTTGATTATTTCATgttattatagtatcaatcttgaaTGTTTTACATGCATTTACAAGCAATTATATATCTTTTTTGGGATTAATCTATTAACTTAGTGTCCACTGTTAGCTGCTGTTTTTTGCCAATTTTTTGTTTTTCAGAATATCAGTATCAAATAaatccaaatggcacgaaactttttAGAAATTTTTTATAGACAAAAGAGATACTAGAAGCTTATTTTCGGCAGCACCCACGCACGATTAGTGTGCCGGACCAAGCGAGAGTTACGGCGTAGTAAACGGGCCGCAGTTTTGCCTTGAAGACCCAACACGGGTACCTTTACACCTCCAGCCCACTCTGTCCAATCTCTTGTACCACCAACACTGACACACTCGTGTCGTCAAAATGTCTGAAAAAATCTTTTCTCATCAAAATTAGCACACAAAAAAAATCTTGTCTCATCAAAACTCCCTAAAAAAAGGGAAACGTTATTAATCAGCCGGCTGATTATAGCTTGCGCATCCGCCGGGCGCTGCACCGTTCGATCGCTTCATCGTGATTTCACGCCACGCAGGAAGTGTTCACACGGAGCGTGCAGGTGCGTGGGCCCATATGGGTCCATTGTTTGTTTTTCTTTCCATGTACTGTGGGTGTGACTTTGACTTAGAGCCTTTCACGTTTGTCGTCTTGCTGGGATGTCACGCTTCTCACGGGATGGACCTGACTTCCCACAATCTCTCCTTTCTGCAATAAGATCTCTGTTGCAAAAAAAATAGTATCAAAACCTCTGTTACGAAAATAATTAACTGCAGCAAGGCCTCTGTTGTACAAAAAATTGTAACATGACCTCCATtgcaaaaataaaaattgcaacATGAACTCCATTGCAATTTTTTTAACAATGCCTCTGTTACAAAAAAAATCTACAACTTTAAGtatattttgcaaaaaaatgCGCAACATGACCCGTGTTGCAGAAAATTACCGCAACACGACATTTGTTGCAGTGGTAGAGGATAATGCTCGGCCACTCAATTTGTCAGATCCACGTCTCGCATGCGCAACCGTCAGATACGAGCTTTCGTCGCATGCGCAGCCGTCAGATACGAGCTTGAGCAGCCGACACACAACCGGCCAGGAGCTTCACCACTAGACGCAAAAGTCCTTCCGCAACAACACCCATGTTGCAGAAGTCCTTTCGAAACAACACTCATGTTGCAAATAGTTAAGACGAAAAAAATTCGGCAACATCATTTGTGTTGTAGAAGTCTTTCCACAACAATACCCATGTTGGCAAAAATTTAAGAAAAAGAAAGTTCTACAACATCATCTGTGTTGCAAATTTCTTCCGCAACGGCACTTATATTTCAAAAGAGTTCAGACAAAAAAAAAGCTTTGCAACAACACCTCTGTTGCAAATGTTTCTGCAACAAGAGGTCTGTTGCAATGCTGAGGAAGGAACCGCGCCACTGAATTGCCCTGACCAAACGGATGCGAAGGCGGCAGATCTCCGGCCGACGCCTAGTGTCCCCCCTAAAAAAACTTGTCTCATCAAAAACTTGTCTCCCTGCCTTCTCCCACGCGCGCCAGGGCTGAATCGGACAGGATGGAGCGGTTGCCGGCCACTCGTTTTTTTCTCCGTTTTGAGTTCCGAACTTGGGAGTTCGAACCACCGGATTCGTGTCGGGGTCGGAGACGGATGACATCTCGATCGGATCGGTGCCTAGTAGCGGCTCTATATATTTCCAGGGCGGCATGGGGCACCCGTGTCCGGGGCTAGGTAATCCATCAGCTCTCGCGAGATCTAGGTCTCTCTTTCTACTCCTTTCCGGCCGCCGGCGGAGTGTGGACTGAGGGGCGGCGCACAGGGGGAAGAAAGGGTATGGGGGCGCCGTTACCCGGAGGCAAGCGCATGGCCTACGGAGATGCCGGCGCGTTCCCTCGCAAGCGCCGGGCGACGGCGAAGGCGGAGGTGCCGGACTGGACGTCGCTCCACCCCGACATCACCAGCCTCATCGCCGAGCGGCTGCTGGCCGAGGACATGACGGAGTACATGCGGTTCCGCCTCGTGTGCTCGCACTGGCGCACGTCGACGGCCAGCCCGCAGGACGCCACGCTGGCCGACCGCCGCTTCCACCCGCGCGGCTGGGTCGCGCTCTGCGACGGCAACGGCGTCCGCCCGGTCGAAGACGCCGCGATCACCTTCTTCCACACTGCCACCAGCAGGATCCGCAGGCTCCCCCTGCCGGGGCTCCGGCGGCACCGGATCGTCGGCTTCACTGACGGCCTCCTAATCGTGCTCGACACCCGCGCCGCCGTCATCCGCGTCGTCCACCCTTTCACCTGCGTCGTCGTCGAGCTGCCCCACCTCGCCACCTTCTTCCACTGCGTGCTCAGGAAGCAGGAGTCGTTCACCATGGCCATGGACTCGTTCGTCTGGATGAACGCCACCGTGTGCGTCGCGAGCCCCAGCTCCATTGCCGTCGTGATCTGGTTCCTAAACACGCCCCTGGTGATCTGCGCTCAGCCCGGTGACAAGGGCTGGAAGATCATCCACACCGATATCCAGCTCTCCAACACTCTGCCGTTCGACGGCGGGCTCTACGGCGTGACGCGAGTCGGGAGGCAGCTGCTGCAGGTGTATCCAGTCCCTGATGATCCACACACCAATGCGGTGGTCGCCGAGGTGCCAAAGGAGCTTGGTGACCCTGAGAGCTGCCTCTACTACCTCATGGAGTCCATGGGAGCCATGCATGTCGACGTCCTGCACAGGGTTGTCCGCGACACTTTCGGCCCCGTGACCAGCACGATCTTCAGGGTGGACCTCCGCCGCCGGGAGCTCGTGCGGGTGACCAGCCTCGGCGACCGGGCGCTGTTCATCAGCCGCGACCGGTGCTTGTCCGTCTTGTCCAGGGATCTCCCTTCGATCAGCGGCAACTCCGTCTACTTCGCCAGGCCCGGTGAGGACCCTGTCGAGGTGTACCCACTTTGTGACGGCTCATTCGAGAGCACGGTGACGGCGAGCCAGTCAAGCGACATCAGGAATGGGGTGCTTCCGACCTCGGTGCGGCCTTTTACCCTCGCCGACCATCTGGCCACCTACTGCCGCCACCGCGAGTGGACGAGAGGGCTCATGTTTCACGAGCACTGCTACATGCGCCCTACTTGGAGCGAGCTGTGGAAGAGGATGACTGCACAGGATTCGGAAGTCGTCGTTTCGAGGCTGAGAACAACGGAGCGCGAGCTGAAGAAGGTAGAACTGCCTGACCTTCTAAGCTCTGTTAGTGCTAGAACACTGTCTCAAGTAGTAAGAGGCTGAGAGCTGTGCTTACGGTATAGTGAGTCCTCCGCGATTGGCGTGCTATGGCACGACGATTGTTGAAAATATAGTAGTAGTACTCTATAACCAAAAAAAATGTTGCTGAAGTGGTGTTGCCTTACCGAAATTTGAACAACTTTTAAGTGGTGTTGCTGAAGGCGTCATGCGTTGCCGAAATAACAAGTTTCAGAACAGCATTTGTTCTTCGTCTAGTCGATACACTGCAGCAGTAGAGGGTTCAGCACAACAACGGGGGAAGCGCCACAACCGTCACAACAACTGCCACTCACGCGGATCGTATTCCGGTTAGGCCTGGTCTTTCTCCTGGGCCGTGCCGTCCTCGTGTTTGGGCTGCGAGACGGGCCTCCAGCACTCGAGCTGGAGTCACTCCCGCCAGAAGCAGAGCCCGCCCTTGCTGCCTCTGCTTCAAGGAGCGGCTGCGTGTGCGTCGCCGCAGGCACGCCCCTGACATCGTTGCCGAGGGGCCGCCGATCCTGCAAATGGGAGCAGACTGTTGAGTATATAAACGATGCGAATTTGCTCATGAAACTTgtattatactccctccatccgaaaatacttgtcatcaaaatgaataaaaaaaTATGCATGTAAAACGAGCGCCAACACCACTTCGTTCTTTACAGGTAAAAATCTTGCACTCGTGTAGACCTCTTCTAGACATCCCTGGACGACAAAACACATCGCGCCTGCCACAGTTATCTCATAGAACTTTTCGCTAATGATTAACCATGCCTTCTCGGCTGCAGAGAACCCGGAGAGGCCCTCTTTTGAAGCAACAACAGCGGCAAGCATGTATACGAAATCGAAGAAATTGGTGAGATAGAGGGACAGGTCGTCGTCCAGCTCAAGAACTTCCAAAAGTACCGATATGAAGATGGTCATGCCCAGCCCCGTGAACAACAGAATGCCCAAACTCTTCCATTCCCTCCATGACGATAAAGAAGGGTGTTGTCCTTCTGAAGTAGTAGTCCTGTTATCTACAACATTGTCCAAGCAGACTCTCATAAATAAAATGCAATATTGTCCAAGCAGATTCTCATTAATAAAATGCAACATTATCCGTGTGCGGAAATTATTTCATAAGCGTTCACCTACAAATACTAAATTGACACATGCATTCGCTGGAACTAGTTTAGAGATGCAACAGAAACTAGCGTAAAGATGAGCACGAAAGCAGTGCAAAAATGTAGCAATAACTATTGTGAAGTCCAGTAGACCCCAAAGGTGCAATAGAACCTAGAGACTAATGTAAAAATACAGTAGAAAATTGTATAAAGATGTAACATCAACTAGTGCAAAGATGCACCCGAAACTAGTGTAAAGATGAAGTGCAAAGTAATGCCAAAATATGGTGAAAACTAGTTGAAAACACAGTAGGAAACAAATAAGGGACAA
Protein-coding sequences here:
- the LOC125509973 gene encoding uncharacterized protein LOC125509973 isoform X1, encoding MENLKPNAFVEALKVVGKAFVVWSSNWRRLLPVIVGVFLLDLALTVVWVNLASLHLNLDSMGLFFEMADNSTTMAAGAVVVTHVDEGTEVSSSRQLIEIVGEIFFGLSTTVALLSFSCTCNCDLSDNRTTTSEGQHPSLSSWREWKSLGILLFTGLGMTIFISVLLEVLELDDDLSLYLTNFFDFVYMLAAVVASKEGLSGFSAAEKAWLIISEKFYEITVAGAMCFVVQGCLEEVYTSARFLPVKNEVVLALVLHAYFFIHFDDKYFRMEGV